A window of the Cystobacter fuscus genome harbors these coding sequences:
- a CDS encoding histidine kinase dimerization/phospho-acceptor domain-containing protein: MINSTAANSGAPPVREVTETVVDAARYSTVPSLMDSLLHDVRNPLNAMSIHLEVLTEKLKVDGQVPPSQEKNLKSMREQIQRVDGILRRFAEFIVSRPGGAGDADLSETVTRAMEVLSHESRKRRLQVRPTLAPGVRARLADIGELGFLVVQALTRAYGRSEAGHEVTVTVRSEDAKAVFEVVDANAAGVVGSSEASAALELRCAQLGVELHLLAGTCRLSFPLA; this comes from the coding sequence GTGATCAACTCCACGGCTGCGAATAGCGGCGCGCCCCCGGTGCGCGAAGTGACGGAGACGGTGGTGGACGCCGCGCGCTACAGCACGGTGCCCTCCCTGATGGACAGCCTGCTGCACGATGTGCGCAATCCCTTGAACGCGATGTCCATCCATCTGGAGGTGTTGACCGAGAAGCTCAAGGTCGACGGCCAGGTGCCGCCCTCGCAAGAGAAGAACCTCAAGTCCATGCGTGAACAGATTCAGCGCGTGGACGGCATTCTGCGGCGTTTCGCGGAGTTCATCGTCAGTCGCCCCGGAGGTGCCGGGGACGCGGACCTGTCGGAGACGGTGACACGTGCCATGGAGGTTCTGTCGCATGAGAGCCGCAAGCGGCGGCTCCAGGTGCGCCCCACGCTCGCTCCCGGAGTCCGGGCGCGGCTGGCGGACATCGGGGAGCTGGGCTTCCTCGTGGTGCAGGCGCTGACGCGGGCCTATGGCCGCTCGGAGGCGGGGCACGAGGTCACGGTGACGGTGCGCAGTGAGGACGCGAAGGCGGTGTTCGAGGTGGTGGACGCGAACGCCGCCGGGGTGGTGGGGAGCAGTGAGGCCTCGGCCGCCCTGGAATTGCGGTGTGCGCAGCTCGGTGTGGAGCTGCATCTGCTGGCCGGCACCTGCCGGTTGAGCTTCCCGCTCGCCTGA
- the nla6 gene encoding enhancer binding protein Nla6: MGSARILAVDDERDSCEALAEMLTAWGHKVETAFDAHEALRKAGEFRPDVVLSDLAMPETDGLGLLRTLRDELPDCPVVLLTGHGTIDAAVAAIREGAYDFIVKPVDTARLKVCIDRALEKKETLREVQGLRRRLKQLGATDFIGQSAVMRKVFDLIEKVAPSKASVAISGESGTGKEVVARSIHNLSQRRDKPFVAINCASIPATLIESEIFGHEKGAFTGADQRRPGVFELAHGGTLFLDELGEIPIELQAKLLRVLEEGKLRRLGGKVELEVDVRVLCATNRDLKKEIEAKRFREDLYFRLNVFQIHLPPLRERRDDVPILVQHFVEKFRGDSAKRVTGVHPDAMETLKNHDWPGNIRELRNAVERAVILCDGELIMREHLPPDMAGKSPERHTFRLPYGLSLDAVEREYILGSLQRNSNNKARTAEILGVSEKTLYNKLNRYAAEARQGKGGEGNTLSSGHGGSLINNGPEFR, encoded by the coding sequence GTGGGCAGCGCGCGAATTCTGGCCGTGGACGACGAGCGCGATTCATGTGAGGCGCTGGCGGAGATGTTGACCGCCTGGGGTCACAAGGTGGAGACCGCCTTCGACGCACACGAGGCCTTGCGCAAGGCGGGCGAGTTCCGTCCGGACGTGGTGCTGTCGGACCTGGCGATGCCGGAGACGGACGGTCTGGGGTTGTTGCGCACGCTGCGCGACGAGCTGCCGGACTGCCCGGTGGTGCTGCTCACCGGCCACGGCACCATCGACGCCGCGGTGGCCGCCATCCGCGAGGGCGCCTACGACTTCATCGTCAAGCCGGTGGACACCGCGCGCCTCAAGGTCTGCATCGACCGTGCGCTGGAGAAGAAGGAGACGCTGCGCGAGGTGCAGGGCCTGCGCCGGCGCCTCAAGCAACTGGGCGCCACGGACTTCATCGGCCAGTCGGCGGTGATGCGCAAGGTGTTCGATCTCATCGAGAAGGTGGCCCCCTCCAAGGCGAGCGTGGCCATCTCCGGTGAGTCCGGCACGGGCAAGGAGGTGGTGGCGCGCTCCATCCACAACCTGTCGCAGCGGCGCGACAAGCCCTTCGTCGCCATCAACTGCGCCTCCATCCCCGCCACCCTCATCGAGTCGGAGATCTTCGGCCACGAGAAGGGCGCCTTCACCGGCGCGGATCAGCGCCGCCCCGGCGTGTTCGAGCTGGCCCACGGCGGCACGCTCTTCCTGGACGAGCTGGGTGAGATCCCCATCGAGCTGCAGGCCAAGCTCTTGCGCGTGCTGGAAGAGGGGAAGCTGCGCCGGCTGGGCGGCAAGGTGGAGCTCGAGGTGGACGTGCGCGTGCTGTGCGCCACCAACCGCGATCTCAAGAAGGAGATCGAGGCCAAGCGCTTCCGCGAGGATCTCTACTTCCGCCTCAACGTCTTCCAGATCCACCTGCCGCCCCTGCGCGAGCGCCGGGACGACGTGCCCATCCTCGTGCAGCACTTCGTGGAGAAGTTCCGGGGGGACTCGGCCAAGCGCGTGACGGGCGTGCACCCGGACGCCATGGAGACGCTCAAGAACCACGACTGGCCGGGCAACATCCGCGAGCTGCGCAACGCCGTGGAGCGCGCCGTCATCCTCTGCGATGGCGAGCTCATCATGCGCGAGCACCTGCCGCCCGACATGGCCGGCAAGAGCCCCGAGCGCCACACCTTCCGGCTGCCCTACGGGCTGTCGCTCGACGCGGTGGAGCGCGAGTACATCCTCGGCAGCCTCCAGCGCAACAGCAACAACAAGGCGCGCACGGCGGAGATCCTCGGGGTGAGCGAGAAGACGCTCTACAACAAGCTCAACCGCTACGCGGCCGAGGCCCGCCAGGGCAAGGGCGGCGAGGGCAATACCCTGTCGTCGGGCCATGGCGGCTCGCTCATCAACAACGGCCCCGAGTTCCGCTGA
- a CDS encoding PrkA family serine protein kinase has protein sequence MEAKRYLQEVGAQVSDDFVKNRSILSFEEYLTLFMAEPRGQARNAAQYLRDVMDSFGTETVTHPTGKMRRFKVFDVPASDRDGRVAGQEEVQNAVYRMLGNFTRAGRINKLIMMHGPNGSAKSTFVNALKAGMEHYSRQSEGALYHISWIFPSEKLVKGSIGFGGERIPATSGDLSTYAHLDADSIDVRIPCELRDPPLFAIPPSERQRLLEGALKKKGVGTGDGQGEGDFVLSDFILHGELCHKCRSIYTALLANYKGDYMQVMRHVRVERFYISRRYQEGTVTVEPQMSVDAMYQQVSADRAKLLNMPPALHNVALFEPQGALVHANRGLIEYSDLLKRPLEAFKYLLGFSETAQVPLEHFVLQLDEVLLASSNEKHLGAFKELPDFASFKGRIELVRVPYLRRYKAEQQVYDAQITPTTVGKHVAPHATAVAAMWAVLTRLKKPIPDRYPPGVKELVDQITPVEKMFLYEDGVVPDRLSLAHGKELRKLRADMYEESDAYPNYEGRSGASAREIKTALFNAAQHPDYKCLHALAVFEELEAICKDKSVYEFLLQEVVDGYHDHEEFVRAVQATYLDKVDEEVRESMGLVSEGQYRELVERYVYNVSHWVKGEKIRNRHTGAMERVDEQRMAEMEAIVMPKGEDPGEFRRGLISQIGAHKLDHPDDAEMDYPRIFPDLFRRLRDHYFEERKRVLRRNKENVLKYLSEDRGTLSAREQAQVESTLKTMSERYGYCEHCAKDAILFLMKKRYG, from the coding sequence GTGGAAGCCAAACGATACCTGCAGGAAGTGGGCGCCCAGGTGTCAGACGACTTCGTCAAGAACCGCTCCATCCTCTCCTTCGAGGAGTACCTCACGCTCTTCATGGCGGAGCCTCGAGGCCAGGCGCGCAATGCCGCCCAGTACTTGCGCGACGTGATGGACTCCTTCGGCACGGAGACCGTGACGCACCCCACCGGGAAGATGCGCCGCTTCAAGGTCTTCGACGTGCCCGCCAGCGACCGGGACGGCCGGGTCGCGGGCCAGGAGGAGGTGCAGAACGCCGTCTACCGGATGCTCGGCAACTTCACGCGCGCCGGCCGCATCAACAAGCTCATCATGATGCACGGCCCCAACGGCAGCGCGAAGTCCACCTTCGTCAACGCCCTCAAGGCCGGCATGGAGCACTACTCGCGCCAGTCCGAGGGGGCGCTCTACCACATCAGCTGGATCTTCCCCTCGGAGAAGCTCGTCAAGGGCTCCATCGGCTTTGGCGGCGAGCGCATTCCCGCCACCAGCGGGGACCTGTCCACCTACGCGCACCTGGACGCCGACTCCATCGACGTGCGCATCCCGTGCGAGCTGAGGGATCCCCCCCTCTTCGCCATTCCCCCCTCCGAGCGCCAGCGCCTGCTGGAGGGCGCGCTCAAGAAGAAGGGCGTGGGCACGGGAGACGGGCAGGGCGAGGGCGACTTCGTCCTCTCCGACTTCATCCTGCACGGAGAGCTGTGCCACAAGTGCCGCAGCATCTACACGGCGCTCCTGGCCAACTACAAGGGCGACTACATGCAGGTGATGCGCCACGTGCGCGTCGAGCGCTTCTACATCTCGCGCCGCTACCAGGAGGGCACGGTGACGGTGGAGCCGCAGATGAGCGTGGACGCCATGTACCAGCAGGTGTCCGCGGACCGGGCCAAGCTGCTCAACATGCCGCCCGCGCTGCACAACGTGGCGCTCTTCGAGCCCCAGGGCGCGCTCGTGCACGCCAACCGCGGCCTCATCGAGTACTCGGACCTGCTCAAGCGCCCGCTGGAGGCCTTCAAGTACCTCCTGGGCTTCAGCGAGACGGCGCAGGTGCCGCTCGAGCACTTCGTGCTGCAGCTCGACGAGGTGCTCCTCGCCTCGTCCAACGAGAAGCACCTGGGCGCCTTCAAGGAGCTGCCCGACTTCGCCTCGTTCAAGGGCCGCATCGAGCTGGTGCGCGTGCCCTACCTGCGCCGCTACAAGGCGGAGCAGCAGGTGTACGACGCGCAGATCACCCCCACCACCGTGGGCAAGCACGTGGCCCCGCATGCCACCGCGGTGGCCGCCATGTGGGCCGTGCTCACGCGCCTGAAGAAGCCCATCCCCGACCGCTACCCGCCCGGGGTCAAGGAGCTGGTGGATCAGATCACCCCGGTGGAGAAGATGTTCCTGTACGAGGACGGGGTGGTGCCCGACAGGCTCAGCCTCGCGCACGGCAAGGAGCTGCGAAAGCTGCGCGCGGACATGTACGAGGAGTCCGACGCCTACCCCAACTACGAGGGCCGCAGCGGCGCGAGCGCCCGGGAGATCAAGACGGCGCTGTTCAACGCCGCGCAGCACCCGGACTACAAGTGCCTGCACGCGCTCGCGGTGTTCGAGGAGCTGGAGGCCATCTGCAAGGACAAGAGCGTCTACGAGTTCCTCCTGCAGGAGGTGGTGGACGGCTACCATGACCACGAGGAGTTCGTGCGCGCGGTGCAGGCCACCTACCTGGACAAGGTGGACGAGGAGGTGCGCGAGTCCATGGGCCTCGTCTCCGAGGGGCAGTACCGCGAGCTCGTCGAGCGCTACGTCTACAACGTGAGCCACTGGGTGAAGGGCGAGAAGATCCGCAACCGCCACACCGGTGCCATGGAGCGCGTGGACGAGCAGCGCATGGCGGAGATGGAGGCCATCGTCATGCCCAAGGGCGAGGATCCGGGCGAGTTCCGCCGGGGGCTCATCTCGCAGATCGGCGCGCACAAGCTCGACCATCCGGACGACGCGGAGATGGACTACCCGCGCATCTTCCCGGACCTGTTCCGCCGCCTGCGCGACCACTACTTCGAGGAGCGCAAGCGCGTGCTGCGCCGCAACAAGGAGAACGTCCTCAAGTACCTCTCCGAGGACCGCGGCACCCTGTCCGCGCGCGAGCAGGCCCAGGTGGAGAGCACCCTGAAGACGATGAGCGAGCGCTACGGCTACTGCGAGCACTGCGCCAAGGACGCCATCCTCTTCCTCATGAAGAAGCGCTACGGCTGA
- a CDS encoding deoxycytidylate deaminase, with amino-acid sequence MGNRSSWDQYFMDIARQVASRATCDRKHVGALLVRDRTILSTGYNGSIRGMPHCSDVGHLMENGHCVATVHAEANAIIQAAKNGVRIDSERDKPTTLYTTASPCWPCFKLIANSGVSRIVYGEFYRDPRIFEYAARLSIELVGPGPEEQPSERR; translated from the coding sequence ATGGGCAACCGCAGTTCGTGGGATCAGTACTTCATGGACATCGCGCGGCAGGTCGCCAGCCGGGCCACCTGTGATCGCAAGCACGTGGGAGCGCTCCTGGTGCGAGATCGCACGATCCTCTCCACGGGCTACAACGGCTCCATCCGGGGCATGCCCCACTGCTCGGACGTGGGCCACCTGATGGAGAACGGCCACTGCGTGGCCACCGTCCACGCCGAGGCCAATGCCATCATCCAGGCGGCCAAGAACGGCGTGCGCATCGACAGCGAGCGCGACAAGCCCACCACCCTCTACACCACCGCCAGCCCCTGCTGGCCGTGCTTCAAGCTGATCGCCAACTCGGGCGTGAGCCGCATCGTCTATGGCGAGTTCTACCGGGATCCGCGCATCTTCGAGTACGCCGCTCGGCTGAGCATCGAGCTCGTGGGTCCCGGGCCGGAAGAGCAACCCTCCGAGCGTCGATAA
- a CDS encoding ArsA family ATPase yields MSDARVLHFFGGKGGVGKTTLAAAYALRLADEAPKERVLLVSLDPVRSLSDLLRKPLTGKPTKLEAEETEPVKEAPKAKGKGAKAKPDGGVWAMELEPGALGKSFVSKYASALQKAAGKGTHLSEDELGKLYTQATPGLEELLGLMYVAELAESGEFDRVVVDTAPTSHTLRVFDMPVGLRKFLGLVRVGSERGSGGKGKKAAAAVEEPGFLEEQLARAEKLLALLKDPARTAFHLVALAEPVPEAQTRMYFAQLRERGLPVVEVVVNQVEDKEGCAACLGRRGLQAPHVRKYQALDKNVPVHLVGRREVAPRGLELLKPFAQEWASGKETKTLEFAAAEGPPALVRAPSMPPIAAPPLPPTRLIFFVGQGGVGKSSCAAAAAVTLTEKEGPVLLISTDPAHSLSDVLQSRLTDVETQVKGTKGLYARELDMAGWFNAVRKRWKEKAEKAYEGAPKTGNDVPVDLLLFRNLLDAAPAGIDELAALSCLTDALVQERFKRIVVDGAPMVSTLRVVELVDTARSWFGALQSVLSKHKSKGLGELAEDMAGFLKHIKRFEEALASPTESRFVVVTRGEELAAERSERLVQYLKDRKLQVERVLVNRVGPKADCPKCENRRKNELNAAKNIEKTIGLPVTVAPALGRHPAGLRELKAFRTAWYALSATAKTKAA; encoded by the coding sequence ATGAGCGACGCACGAGTTCTTCACTTCTTCGGCGGCAAGGGTGGGGTGGGAAAGACCACACTCGCGGCGGCATACGCCCTGCGGCTGGCGGATGAAGCGCCCAAGGAGCGGGTGCTGCTCGTCTCGTTGGATCCGGTGCGTTCGTTATCGGATCTGCTGCGCAAGCCCCTGACGGGCAAGCCGACGAAGCTGGAGGCCGAGGAGACGGAGCCCGTGAAGGAGGCCCCCAAGGCCAAGGGCAAGGGAGCCAAGGCGAAGCCGGACGGCGGCGTGTGGGCGATGGAGCTGGAGCCGGGCGCGCTGGGCAAGTCCTTCGTGAGCAAGTACGCGTCGGCGCTGCAGAAGGCGGCGGGCAAGGGCACCCACCTGTCGGAGGACGAGCTGGGCAAGCTGTACACCCAGGCCACGCCGGGGCTCGAGGAGCTGCTGGGGTTGATGTACGTGGCGGAGCTGGCGGAGAGTGGTGAGTTCGATCGCGTGGTGGTGGACACCGCGCCCACCAGCCACACGCTGCGCGTGTTCGACATGCCGGTGGGCCTGCGCAAGTTCCTGGGCCTCGTGAGGGTGGGCTCGGAGCGGGGCTCGGGCGGCAAGGGCAAGAAGGCCGCCGCCGCGGTCGAGGAGCCCGGGTTCCTCGAGGAGCAGCTGGCGCGCGCGGAGAAGCTGCTCGCGCTGCTGAAGGATCCGGCGCGCACGGCCTTCCACCTGGTGGCGCTGGCGGAGCCGGTGCCCGAGGCCCAGACGCGCATGTACTTCGCGCAGCTGCGCGAGCGCGGCCTCCCCGTGGTCGAGGTGGTGGTCAACCAGGTGGAGGACAAGGAGGGCTGTGCCGCCTGTCTGGGCCGCCGCGGTCTCCAAGCGCCGCACGTGCGCAAGTACCAGGCGCTGGACAAGAACGTGCCGGTGCACCTGGTGGGCCGGCGCGAGGTGGCGCCGCGGGGCCTGGAGCTGCTCAAGCCCTTCGCCCAGGAGTGGGCGAGTGGCAAGGAGACCAAGACGCTGGAGTTCGCCGCCGCCGAGGGGCCTCCCGCCCTGGTGCGCGCCCCGTCCATGCCGCCCATCGCCGCGCCGCCGCTGCCGCCCACGCGGCTCATCTTCTTCGTGGGGCAGGGTGGGGTGGGCAAGAGCTCCTGCGCCGCCGCCGCCGCCGTCACGCTGACGGAGAAGGAGGGGCCGGTGCTCCTCATCTCCACGGATCCCGCGCACTCGCTGTCCGACGTGCTGCAGAGCCGGCTGACGGACGTGGAGACGCAGGTCAAGGGCACCAAGGGCCTGTACGCGCGCGAGCTGGACATGGCCGGCTGGTTCAACGCCGTGCGCAAGCGCTGGAAGGAGAAGGCGGAGAAGGCCTACGAGGGCGCGCCGAAGACGGGCAACGACGTGCCGGTGGATCTGCTGCTCTTCCGCAACCTGCTCGACGCGGCCCCCGCGGGCATCGACGAGCTGGCCGCCCTGTCCTGTCTGACGGATGCCCTGGTGCAGGAGCGCTTCAAGCGCATCGTCGTGGACGGCGCCCCCATGGTCTCCACCCTGCGCGTGGTGGAGCTGGTGGACACGGCCCGGAGCTGGTTCGGCGCCCTGCAGAGCGTGCTGTCCAAGCACAAGTCCAAGGGCCTGGGTGAGCTGGCCGAGGACATGGCCGGCTTCCTCAAGCACATCAAGCGTTTCGAGGAGGCCCTGGCCTCGCCCACCGAGTCGCGCTTCGTCGTCGTCACGCGCGGCGAGGAGCTGGCGGCCGAGCGCTCCGAGCGCCTGGTGCAGTACCTCAAGGATCGCAAGCTCCAGGTGGAGCGCGTGCTGGTCAACCGCGTGGGGCCCAAGGCGGACTGCCCCAAGTGCGAGAACCGGCGCAAGAACGAGCTCAACGCGGCCAAGAACATCGAGAAGACGATTGGCCTGCCGGTGACGGTGGCGCCCGCCCTGGGTCGTCACCCCGCCGGCCTGCGCGAGCTCAAGGCGTTCCGCACCGCCTGGTACGCCCTGAGCGCCACCGCGAAGACGAAGGCGGCCTGA
- a CDS encoding S1 family peptidase, producing MKRFSLGLPGLLALLSCAATSASPVASAPAQGARTDNTPPEVARPVEVPAPRLSRKAQVQRILPHNVRLALLEGEKVRSTASGVVIGNEQTPQGPVSYVLTNAHAVDTRELEHPGLVVIVDARADSTEYRAEVVALGAVPDMDLALVKVPGLQRTPARLATDAELEMGEDVVVAASPFGRALSLSGGMVSQVEWDKESKRPRMVKTDAPIGYGASGGGIFSLESGKLLAIVEGYRTAKVGFAVAEQNFSFDVPMPGETFAAPGAKVRQFLAQRGFSRLLAEEAGGPGPAGAQTASR from the coding sequence ATGAAGCGTTTCTCCCTCGGCCTGCCCGGCCTGCTCGCCCTGTTGTCCTGCGCGGCCACCTCGGCCTCGCCCGTGGCCTCCGCCCCCGCTCAAGGGGCGAGGACGGACAACACTCCGCCCGAGGTGGCGCGGCCCGTGGAGGTCCCCGCGCCGCGGCTGTCGCGCAAGGCGCAGGTCCAGCGCATCCTCCCGCACAACGTGCGGCTCGCGCTGCTCGAGGGCGAGAAGGTCCGGAGCACCGCCTCCGGGGTGGTGATCGGCAACGAGCAGACGCCCCAGGGGCCCGTCAGCTACGTGCTCACCAACGCGCACGCGGTGGACACGCGGGAGCTCGAGCACCCGGGCCTCGTCGTCATCGTGGACGCGCGGGCCGATTCCACCGAGTACCGGGCCGAGGTGGTGGCGCTCGGGGCGGTGCCAGACATGGACCTGGCGCTGGTGAAGGTGCCCGGCCTGCAGCGCACGCCCGCGCGGCTCGCCACGGACGCGGAGCTGGAGATGGGGGAGGACGTGGTGGTGGCCGCCTCGCCCTTCGGCCGCGCCCTGTCGCTCTCCGGCGGCATGGTGTCCCAGGTCGAGTGGGACAAGGAGAGCAAGCGGCCGCGCATGGTGAAGACGGACGCGCCCATCGGCTATGGCGCCTCGGGCGGCGGCATCTTCAGCCTGGAGTCCGGCAAGCTGCTCGCCATCGTCGAGGGCTACCGCACCGCCAAGGTGGGCTTCGCCGTGGCCGAGCAGAACTTCAGCTTCGATGTGCCCATGCCCGGGGAGACCTTCGCCGCGCCGGGCGCCAAGGTGCGCCAGTTCCTCGCGCAGCGGGGCTTCTCCCGGCTGCTCGCCGAGGAAGCGGGTGGCCCGGGCCCGGCGGGTGCCCAGACCGCCAGCCGCTAG